TTGTGGGGATATTTTCCTTCGTTTGCATTGGGCTGGAGAATAAGTGAAGAACCTTGGATGAAAAACAACGGCATTTTCGACCAATTAAAACTGAGAGCGGGTTGGGGAAGGATTGGAAATCAATCCATATCTTCCAATTTATTTGTAACAACGATGTTTAATTCAGGTCCAACCTTTGTAGATTATGTATTTGGTAAAGACCAGCAATTGGCTTCGGGCGCTACTGTATTAACCTATGCTAATGAAGATGGTAAATGGGAAGTAACCGAACAAACCGATTTAGGAATTGATTTTAGCATCCTTAACAATACATTAAGTGGTACGATTGATTTATTTAATCGCGATACTAAAGATATGTTACTGTATGTAAGTACGCCTGCTAACGTAGGAAATAGATATCTTCCTATGGCAAATGTGGGTACGGTAAGGAATAAAGGAATTGAGTTCGCATTAAATTACCGAAATAACATAGGAAAAGTAAATTACAATGTTAGCGGTAATATTAGTTTTATAAATAATAAATTAATGAAACTAAACGGAGGAGACCGTATTTACGATGGTTATTCTATTATTGATGAAGGATATTCATTGTGGACTTTCTGGGGTTACAAATATGAAGGAATATATAAGGATGATGCATCTGCAGCATATTTTACAAATATTAATTTTAAAGCCGGCGATGCTATATATGCAGATTCATATAAAGATAATAAATTGGATGATAAAGACAAAACGGATTTGGGCAATCCATTTCCAAAATTCACTTACGGTTTAAATTTAGCGTGTGAATATCTCGGTTTTGATGTTACCGCAATGTTTCAAGGTACCCAGGGAAATAAAGCATATAATGATGGCAAAAGACGTTTGGAAGGAACCGGATATGAATTTACTCTTGGCACCCAGATGAGAGATGTGTGGACATCTTCAAATCCGAATGGAAGCATACCTAATCCAAATAACAGCAGTAATAGTTTTGTTTCCTCCAGATTTATTGAAGATGCTTCTTATCTCAGATTGAAAAATCTTCAGATAGGATATACATTACCCTCTAATGTAGCTCGACAAATTTTTATGGAGCGTTGTCGTTTTTATCTTACAGCAACAAATCTTCTTACATTTACCAAATATAGTGGTTACGATCCTGAAATTGGTTCTCGAGGAGTGGATTATCTTAATTACCCAACAGCACGTGTTGTAACATTAGGTGTAAATTTTGACATTAAATAATTATCTAACTATGAAAAAAAATATATATATAACATTGATGGCGTTAATATCCTTTACCTCATGTAATGATTGGTTATTGGAACCGGCGCCGGGAAGAACAAAATTAGAAGACTTTTTCACTTCAGGTGGAACAGCCATTCAGGCAGTAAATGCAGCTTACGTCCCATTAATGTGGGAATTTAACAATACTTATTTTCCTGAGTGGTTTATTGGAGACGTTGTGTCCGACGATGCTCTCAAAGGAGGTCAGTCGCTTACGGATATGGCAAGCGTGTATGATATGGAAAATTTCAAAACCAATGCTAACAATGATTTTCTTTTAGAATTTTATAGAGCACAATGGCAAGGAATAGAGAGATGTAATCTGGCTTTGGAAAATATCCCGCCTTTAGCTACGGATAGTACTATGTCAGAAAGTGTAAAACAACGTTTATTGGGTGAGGCAAGATTTCTTCGGGCGCTTTATTATTTCCGTTTGGTTCGCGTCTTCGGAGGAGTTCCAAAAGTAGAGAAAACGCTCATGCTTGCTTCAGAATGGAAACAACCGAGAGCTACTGCGGATGAAATTTACGAGTTAATAATAAATGACTTGCAAGAAGCTAATAAAGGATTATGGAAAAAAAGCGCTTATCCCGCAGAAGAACTCGGAAGAGTAACAAAAGGCGCTGCGCAGGCAATGCTTTTGAAAGCAAATTTGTATACTCATAATTATTCGGAAGCAAAACGATGGGGCGATTCCATCATGATTTCCAATGAATATAGTTTGTGTCCTAATTATGCCGATAATTTTACATTGGCTGGCGAAAACGGACCAGAATCTGTATTTGAAATTCAATACATGGAAGATCCTACAAGTGATTATGGAGAAGGTAACGGATATTCAAGAGGAACATTCACGGTTATTCTTACACGTTCGCGCTCCTCAAAACTCGGAGGCGGCTGGGGATTTAATAAACCAACTCAAAACCTTTATAATGAATATGAAACAGGCGATCCGAGGAGGGATGTAACCATTTTTAATCCAAGTGATGCGCAAATCGAAACTCCATCGCAGGAAATATATCTTGGAAGTCGTTATTTGAACAGAAAATATATGATAATGAACGCAGATGGTTCACTTTATCCTCTTACACATCCGAGCCGGGGACCAATTAATAATAAAGTTATTCGATATGCTGACGTACTTCT
The genomic region above belongs to uncultured Paludibacter sp. and contains:
- a CDS encoding RagB/SusD domain-containing protein, whose protein sequence is MKKNIYITLMALISFTSCNDWLLEPAPGRTKLEDFFTSGGTAIQAVNAAYVPLMWEFNNTYFPEWFIGDVVSDDALKGGQSLTDMASVYDMENFKTNANNDFLLEFYRAQWQGIERCNLALENIPPLATDSTMSESVKQRLLGEARFLRALYYFRLVRVFGGVPKVEKTLMLASEWKQPRATADEIYELIINDLQEANKGLWKKSAYPAEELGRVTKGAAQAMLLKANLYTHNYSEAKRWGDSIMISNEYSLCPNYADNFTLAGENGPESVFEIQYMEDPTSDYGEGNGYSRGTFTVILTRSRSSKLGGGWGFNKPTQNLYNEYETGDPRRDVTIFNPSDAQIETPSQEIYLGSRYLNRKYMIMNADGSLYPLTHPSRGPINNKVIRYADVLLMYAEACCETNNLIPAKNALEQVRSRVRGTSAILPAFPYGTYGDNQDDLRKAIRHERRVELAMEGHRWFDLCRWGVAKQVMDAYKATETTEAKNEMDTFVAGKHELMPIPSKERDLNPLMDQNPEY